The Candidatus Alcyoniella australis genomic sequence CAGGGAGTGCGCCTGATCGCGATGGAGATCGGCGGCTCCGATGCCCGTCGCATCGACGAGTTCCTGCGAACCGGCGATGAGGGTTGGCTCAATCAGGTGGTGCTCTACGGCTTTCGCGGCAACACCGATTCTGAACGCCGTGAACTCAGTCCGTTTCCTCCCGTACCACCGGCCTCTTGCGAAGAGCGCTTCATCACAGCCGAACGCTCTTTTTGGAAAGACGTGCACGAGCTCAGCGAAGAAGCGCGATCCATTGACGGCCGACGGATCGAACTATACGGATTTGACTTCGATGCCAAGCCCGGCGGGGGTTACCGGGACGCTCGCGATGCCCTTGCGCAATGCTCGGCAGACCCGTTTGTCGATCAATTGCGTGCAGCGCTGACCCCACCAAGCGGATCGGGCGGCAGGGCTGAAATCGCCCGCATCAGGACGCTGGCCCAAGACTTTAGTGCGGCCCGGGACAGGCTTGACACATCCTGCGGGGATGACGCCGCTGGGATTGTCGCTCGCGATCTGCAACTCTTGGCATTGTCCTACGAAATCGCAATCGACTGGTCGGCTGCGGGCAATGACCTCGACGCTCAACGCGCAAGATTCGTGCGACGGGAAGCTCTGATGTTTGAGAGGATGAGCCTGCTTGCGCAACTCAGGCCTGGCGAACGCATCGTGTTGCTGGGGCACAACCTTCACCTCTGCAGATCTTCCACCTCTCTGCGATTTGGTCCCGACGGGCATGACCGGCCCATGTGGTCGAGCGTTGTCACTGAGCTTGAGCAATCCATGCCCGGCTCCACCTACATCGTCTGGTTGCTGTACGGCGAAGGTTCCCGACTGTATCCGACCCCGGAA encodes the following:
- a CDS encoding erythromycin esterase family protein; translation: MALSALLVGTLCCCAISHAHQEDLIYTNALELGSLKQGLLGNDVVRELADAAAGKRFIALGEGDHFVAEKYGYRLAFLRTLVIDQGVRLIAMEIGGSDARRIDEFLRTGDEGWLNQVVLYGFRGNTDSERRELSPFPPVPPASCEERFITAERSFWKDVHELSEEARSIDGRRIELYGFDFDAKPGGGYRDARDALAQCSADPFVDQLRAALTPPSGSGGRAEIARIRTLAQDFSAARDRLDTSCGDDAAGIVARDLQLLALSYEIAIDWSAAGNDLDAQRARFVRREALMFERMSLLAQLRPGERIVLLGHNLHLCRSSTSLRFGPDGHDRPMWSSVVTELEQSMPGSTYIVWLLYGEGSRLYPTPEDGCDSLVRLRKGSLEAMLSQQGEQFFLPLRSVPRGTWIDRKIGFGTPTSYASGPLRDVVDAIVFSRSAEASR